Proteins encoded in a region of the Isosphaeraceae bacterium EP7 genome:
- a CDS encoding acetate/propionate family kinase — MATDRAEQPLRIPDRSAILAINGGSSSIKFALFDSTDPDHRLFSGRVERIGLADPRLVTFRGDGTSETSAVEAPDSRAAGLAVIGWIEAEVGCRALAAIGHRVVHGGPRYRRPEPITGELLEELRRIQAYDPEHLPGEIDLIEAFQAHAPDIPQAACFDTAFHHDMPRVAQMVAIPRRFEALGVRRYGFHGLSYEFLLEELRRVGGDHEAGGRVILAHLGSGASMAAVLAGVSIETTMGFTPTSGLMMGTRSGDLDPGLVRFLMQEEGMTVDQFHAMVNHQSGLLGVSETSPDVRDLLGRRSVDSRAAEAIDLFCHRARQWIGALTATLGGLDTLVFSGGIGENSPEIRASICERLGFLGINLDAPRNGRNESVISTDDSTAKVRVIRTDEERSIARAVAGLRLNQS, encoded by the coding sequence ATGGCGACCGACCGAGCGGAACAACCACTTCGCATCCCCGACCGCTCGGCCATCCTGGCCATCAACGGCGGGTCCTCGAGCATCAAGTTCGCCCTGTTCGATTCCACGGATCCGGATCATCGCCTTTTCTCCGGGCGTGTGGAACGCATCGGCCTGGCCGACCCTCGTCTGGTGACGTTCAGGGGGGATGGCACATCCGAGACGAGCGCCGTCGAGGCCCCCGACAGCCGGGCCGCCGGTTTGGCGGTGATCGGATGGATCGAAGCCGAGGTTGGCTGTCGGGCCCTGGCGGCAATCGGCCATCGAGTGGTCCACGGGGGCCCCCGATATCGTCGGCCGGAGCCGATCACGGGCGAGCTGCTCGAGGAATTGCGCCGAATCCAGGCGTACGACCCCGAGCATCTCCCGGGCGAGATCGACCTGATCGAGGCGTTTCAGGCCCATGCCCCTGACATCCCGCAGGCCGCCTGCTTCGACACGGCCTTCCACCACGACATGCCCCGGGTCGCCCAGATGGTGGCGATTCCCCGCCGGTTTGAAGCCTTGGGTGTCAGGCGTTATGGATTCCACGGGTTGTCGTATGAATTCCTCCTGGAGGAATTGAGGCGAGTCGGCGGCGACCACGAGGCGGGCGGCCGTGTGATCCTGGCCCACCTGGGGTCGGGGGCGAGCATGGCGGCGGTCCTCGCCGGTGTCTCGATCGAGACGACGATGGGCTTCACCCCCACCTCAGGCCTGATGATGGGCACTCGCTCGGGCGACCTCGATCCGGGGCTCGTGCGATTTCTCATGCAGGAAGAGGGGATGACCGTCGACCAGTTCCACGCGATGGTCAACCACCAGTCGGGCTTGCTGGGGGTCTCGGAGACGAGCCCAGACGTGCGCGACCTCCTTGGACGCCGGTCGGTCGACTCTCGAGCGGCCGAGGCCATCGACCTCTTCTGCCATCGGGCGAGGCAGTGGATCGGGGCCCTGACCGCGACGCTCGGCGGCCTCGACACGCTCGTCTTCTCCGGCGGGATCGGCGAGAACTCGCCCGAGATACGCGCGTCGATCTGCGAGCGGCTTGGCTTCCTCGGCATCAATCTCGACGCCCCGCGAAACGGGCGGAACGAGTCGGTCATCTCGACGGACGACTCCACGGCCAAGGTCCGCGTCATTCGCACCGATGAAGAGCGGTCGATCGCCAGGGCCGTCGCCGGGCTCAGATTGAACCAATCCTGA